Proteins encoded by one window of Arachis hypogaea cultivar Tifrunner chromosome 1, arahy.Tifrunner.gnm2.J5K5, whole genome shotgun sequence:
- the LOC112703628 gene encoding uncharacterized protein: MAMIADILVAADTVAVTAAKGLCVLRSCNSTCNVSVTDSLADQISAILQPYDAVAPPPVKPRSYRMPRRTLLRNKRRTKRKLSGDGAGDNENEGFFFGDGGDGVFGGGGGGGFGGSGGRWNFNRFGDGHNDWDEHSSSIPDPAFDFVYQVLSWIMLSNCIHFAFKRIVQILADGAIVDSGDREKVPARLTPIC, translated from the coding sequence ATGGCGATGATTGCGGACATTCTCGTTGCGGCTGACACCGTCGCAGTCACCGCTGCGAAAGGCCTATGCGTCCTCCGTAGCTGCAATTCCACCTGCAACGTTTCCGTCACCGATTCCCTCGCCGACCAGATCTCGGCCATCCTTCAGCCTTACGACGCGGTGGCGCCGCCGCCAGTGAAGCCTAGATCGTACAGGATGCCGCGTCGGACGCTTCTTCGGAATAAACGACGAACGAAGCGCAAGTTGTCGGGCGACGGCGCCGGGGACAACGAAAACGAGGGCTTTTTCTTTGGCGACGGAGGCGATGGTGTTTTCGGAGGAGGCGGCGGCGGAGGGTTCGGAGGAAGCGGCGGACGTTGGAATTTCAATAGGTTTGGGGACGGGCATAATGATTGGGATGAACATTCGTCTTCGATTCCGGACCCTGCGTTCGATTTCGTGTACCAGGTGCTGTCTTGGATCATGCTTTCGAATTGCATCCATTTCGCGTTCAAGAGGATCGTTCAAATCCTTGCGGATGGTgcgattgtggattctggtgatAGGGAAAAAGTTCCTGCTAGATTGACCCCAATTTGTTGA